The following proteins are encoded in a genomic region of Micromonospora olivasterospora:
- a CDS encoding DUF6158 family protein, which produces MTESVRWSAGTTDASPEQRVPEWDGDHLHDMSTDAAAGDVELGIDPAELADEDLIREMHSLHRTRLDTLRHATDSALANHLRRTAELETEYLARYPGREIDPNRLRDE; this is translated from the coding sequence ATGACCGAATCGGTACGGTGGAGCGCCGGTACGACGGACGCCAGCCCGGAGCAGCGGGTGCCCGAGTGGGACGGCGACCACCTTCACGACATGTCCACGGACGCCGCGGCCGGCGACGTCGAGCTGGGGATCGACCCCGCGGAGTTGGCCGACGAGGACCTGATCCGCGAGATGCACAGCCTGCACCGCACCCGCCTCGACACCCTGCGGCACGCGACCGACTCGGCGCTGGCCAACCACCTGCGCCGCACGGCCGAGCTGGAGACCGAGTACCTCGCCCGGTATCCCGGGCGTGAGATCGACCCCAACCGCCTCCGGGACGAGTGA
- a CDS encoding DUF3817 domain-containing protein, with protein MGGALTRYRVIAWIVGVALAVLVLIGMPLKYGFDRPTVVAVVGTAHGWLYMLYLAATFDLSRRADWPLKRMLLVMLAGTVPFVSFYAERKVSRWAAPERARTPEPVAG; from the coding sequence GTGGGCGGAGCCCTTACCCGGTACCGCGTGATCGCCTGGATCGTGGGCGTGGCGCTGGCCGTGCTGGTCCTGATCGGCATGCCGCTGAAGTACGGCTTCGACCGGCCGACCGTGGTCGCGGTCGTCGGCACGGCGCACGGCTGGCTCTACATGCTCTACCTGGCCGCGACGTTCGACCTGTCCCGCCGCGCGGACTGGCCGCTCAAGCGGATGCTGCTGGTGATGCTCGCCGGCACCGTGCCCTTCGTCTCCTTCTACGCCGAGCGGAAGGTCAGCCGCTGGGCCGCCCCGGAGCGGGCCCGCACCCCGGAGCCGGTCGCCGGCTGA
- a CDS encoding DUF6232 family protein — translation MPPILLYSRPGILVTADRFTVGSTTWQVADITHLHTTRGPHDRLAVRAVAATATVIAGIGVVLGFIGGLERLTARAYLALGVVVLLPVLLAALGDRWRPPPYELWGWYRGVEVLLFSSDDERQFGQVSRAVRRAREGLRYGGWGDPPAADLWRPDR, via the coding sequence GTGCCCCCGATCCTGCTCTACTCCCGGCCCGGCATTCTCGTCACGGCGGACCGGTTCACCGTCGGCAGCACCACCTGGCAGGTCGCCGACATCACCCACCTGCACACCACCCGCGGGCCGCACGACCGGCTCGCCGTCCGGGCCGTGGCGGCGACCGCCACCGTGATCGCCGGCATCGGGGTGGTGCTCGGCTTCATCGGCGGCCTGGAACGGCTCACCGCCCGGGCGTACCTGGCCCTCGGGGTGGTGGTCCTGCTGCCCGTGCTGCTCGCCGCGCTCGGCGACCGCTGGCGCCCGCCCCCGTACGAGCTGTGGGGCTGGTACCGCGGCGTGGAGGTGCTGCTGTTCAGCAGCGACGACGAGCGCCAGTTCGGGCAGGTCAGCCGCGCCGTGCGGCGGGCCCGGGAGGGCCTGCGGTACGGCGGCTGGGGCGACCCGCCCGCCGCCGACCTCTGGCGCCCGGACCGCTGA
- a CDS encoding C40 family peptidase gives MSCVRNLLRALVAAGVSAVLVAPASVARAEPSPAELTRRIEKSSTELERVVESYNKLTEDMKANKSAAAALAARLGPLEQQAARSRADVGQIAVTAYKTGRLEAANALLGPGDPGTLLDRLGTLDQLTRQRQERIAGFTESQRRLVDQKTRLDTTLARQAAQARQLAATRQRIEKDLAELYKMRREAYGRATEPPAPRARSGGDAPAVSGRAGAAVRYAYGALGKPYVWAAEGPNGYDCSGLTLAAWRAAGKSLPHNARMQWGAVSHISRSQLRPGDLVFYSNLGHVALYVGGGQVIHAPTFGRNVEKRDVDLMRPYGYGRVR, from the coding sequence TTGTCGTGTGTCAGGAATCTGCTGCGCGCCTTGGTGGCGGCCGGCGTCTCGGCCGTGCTGGTCGCCCCGGCGTCGGTGGCTCGAGCCGAGCCGTCGCCCGCCGAGCTGACGCGGCGGATCGAGAAGTCCTCGACCGAGCTGGAACGGGTCGTCGAGTCCTACAACAAGCTCACCGAGGACATGAAGGCGAACAAGTCCGCCGCGGCGGCGCTGGCGGCCCGGCTCGGGCCGCTGGAGCAACAGGCCGCGCGGAGCCGGGCGGACGTCGGCCAGATCGCCGTCACGGCGTACAAGACGGGCCGGTTGGAGGCCGCCAACGCGCTGCTCGGTCCGGGCGATCCCGGCACCCTGCTGGACCGGCTGGGCACCCTCGACCAGCTCACCCGGCAGCGCCAGGAGCGCATCGCCGGCTTCACCGAGAGCCAGCGCCGGCTGGTCGACCAGAAGACCCGGCTCGACACGACGCTGGCCAGGCAGGCCGCACAGGCGCGGCAGCTCGCCGCCACCCGGCAGCGGATCGAGAAGGACCTGGCCGAGCTGTACAAGATGCGCCGGGAGGCGTACGGGCGGGCCACGGAGCCGCCCGCCCCGCGGGCGCGGTCGGGCGGGGACGCGCCCGCCGTCTCGGGTCGGGCCGGAGCTGCGGTCCGGTACGCGTACGGCGCCCTCGGCAAGCCGTACGTCTGGGCCGCGGAGGGCCCCAACGGCTACGACTGTTCCGGCCTCACCCTGGCCGCCTGGCGGGCCGCCGGCAAGTCGCTGCCGCACAACGCCCGCATGCAGTGGGGCGCGGTCAGCCACATCAGCCGCAGCCAACTGCGCCCGGGCGACCTCGTCTTCTACAGCAACCTCGGGCACGTCGCGCTCTACGTCGGCGGCGGGCAGGTGATCCACGCCCCGACCTTCGGCCGGAACGTGGAGAAGCGGGACGTCGATCTGATGAGACCGTACGGGTACGGCCGGGTCCGCTGA
- a CDS encoding sigma-70 family RNA polymerase sigma factor, which produces MARNRATGASEGTVGNVDKNIGMRTDEVAEERDLVGVYLHEISRTPLLDAATEVDLSKTIEAGLYAEHLLDTGRVPAGVEREELERLVAEGERAKDLFIRANLRLVVSIARRYVRSGMPMLDLIQEGNTGLVRAVEKFDYERGFKFSTYATWWIRQAISRAIAQQERTVRLPVHLVEDVNRMRNMARQLTRELGSDPEPEQIAAALGVTVERVNELVRWSQDTVSLDTPVGDDGDTNLGDLVADSDAPSPEDIVLTGLERQRIEGLLNHLDDRSAGIMRARYGLEDGREHSLTEVASRFSLSRERIRQLEIQALGRLRELARAEGLQAA; this is translated from the coding sequence ATGGCAAGGAACCGGGCAACCGGCGCGAGCGAGGGGACCGTGGGCAACGTGGACAAGAACATCGGCATGCGAACCGACGAGGTGGCCGAGGAGCGCGACCTGGTCGGAGTCTACCTTCACGAGATCTCCCGGACGCCGCTGCTGGACGCCGCCACCGAGGTCGACCTCTCCAAGACGATCGAGGCGGGCCTCTACGCCGAGCACCTGCTCGACACCGGCCGCGTTCCCGCCGGCGTCGAGCGGGAGGAACTGGAGCGGCTGGTCGCCGAGGGGGAGCGGGCGAAGGACCTCTTCATCCGCGCCAACCTGCGCCTGGTCGTCTCCATCGCCCGGCGCTACGTGCGCTCGGGGATGCCCATGCTCGACCTGATCCAGGAGGGCAACACCGGCCTGGTCCGGGCGGTCGAGAAGTTCGACTACGAGCGGGGCTTCAAGTTCTCCACCTACGCGACCTGGTGGATCCGGCAGGCGATCAGCCGGGCGATCGCCCAGCAGGAGCGCACGGTGCGGCTGCCCGTGCACCTGGTCGAGGACGTCAACCGGATGCGCAACATGGCCCGTCAGCTCACCCGCGAGCTGGGCAGCGACCCGGAGCCGGAGCAGATCGCGGCGGCTCTGGGCGTCACCGTCGAACGGGTCAACGAGCTGGTCCGCTGGTCGCAGGACACGGTGTCGCTGGACACCCCGGTCGGCGACGACGGCGACACCAACCTCGGCGACCTGGTCGCCGACAGCGACGCCCCGTCGCCCGAGGACATCGTCCTCACCGGGCTGGAGCGGCAGCGCATCGAGGGCCTGCTCAACCACCTCGACGACCGGTCGGCCGGCATCATGCGGGCCCGGTACGGCCTCGAGGACGGGCGGGAGCACTCGCTGACCGAGGTCGCCTCGCGCTTCTCGCTGTCGCGGGAGCGGATCCGGCAGCTGGAGATCCAGGCGCTGGGCCGGCTGCGCGAGCTGGCCCGGGCCGAGGGGCTCCAGGCCGCCTGA
- the murQ gene encoding N-acetylmuramic acid 6-phosphate etherase: MTANRVEPGEMAATPARPVVRVGAPTERRNPLSADLDLMSTRDVLTVINEADRRVPAAVAAVLDEIAATVDLAVAALRGGSRVHYFGAGTSGRLGVLDAAELAPTFNSPRHWFCAHLAGGPDAMWRAVEDAEDDERGGAAEAADCVREGDLVVGLAASGRTPYVLGALAGSRAQGASTVLLCANPEAEAASSVDVFIGVDTGPEVVTGSTRMKAGTAQKLVLNTFSTAVMVRLGRVYSNLMIDVVATNAKLRGRMISILMEATGCAEEACRSALQEADGDLKTALVSLVSGAGVPAARVALARSADHVRGALALLAPGPAAPSALPTP, from the coding sequence ATGACCGCCAACCGGGTGGAGCCCGGCGAGATGGCCGCCACGCCGGCCCGCCCGGTCGTGCGCGTGGGCGCGCCCACCGAGCGGCGCAACCCGCTCAGCGCCGACCTCGACCTGATGTCGACCCGGGACGTGCTCACCGTGATCAACGAGGCGGACCGGCGGGTGCCCGCCGCCGTCGCGGCCGTCCTCGACGAGATCGCCGCCACCGTCGACCTCGCGGTCGCCGCGCTGCGCGGCGGGAGCCGGGTGCACTACTTCGGCGCCGGCACCTCCGGCCGGCTCGGCGTGCTGGACGCCGCCGAACTGGCCCCCACCTTCAACTCCCCCCGGCACTGGTTCTGCGCCCATCTCGCCGGCGGCCCGGACGCGATGTGGCGGGCCGTCGAGGACGCCGAGGACGACGAACGGGGCGGCGCGGCCGAGGCGGCCGACTGCGTCCGGGAGGGCGACCTGGTGGTCGGTCTGGCCGCGAGCGGGCGCACGCCGTACGTTCTCGGGGCGCTCGCCGGGTCCCGGGCCCAGGGCGCCTCGACGGTGCTGCTGTGCGCCAACCCGGAGGCGGAGGCCGCGTCGTCGGTGGACGTCTTCATCGGCGTGGACACCGGGCCCGAGGTCGTGACCGGGTCGACCCGGATGAAGGCGGGCACCGCGCAGAAGCTGGTGCTCAACACGTTCTCCACCGCCGTGATGGTGCGCCTCGGCCGGGTCTACTCGAACCTCATGATCGACGTGGTGGCCACGAACGCGAAGCTCCGTGGCCGGATGATCTCGATTCTGATGGAGGCCACCGGCTGCGCCGAGGAGGCCTGCCGGAGCGCCCTGCAGGAGGCCGACGGCGACCTGAAGACCGCCCTCGTCTCGCTCGTCTCCGGCGCCGGTGTCCCGGCGGCCAGGGTCGCCCTGGCCCGCTCCGCCGACCACGTGCGCGGCGCCCTCGCCCTGCTCGCCCCCGGACCGGCGGCGCCCTCCGCCCTGCCCACCCCCTGA
- a CDS encoding MurR/RpiR family transcriptional regulator has protein sequence MAKSAKISASHEPGGLIVHISGLLPSLSPAEQRVARLVVADPADAARRTITDLATAAETSEATVIRFCRSVGMDGYPQLRIRLAAEAARRVEPPDARVVGGDIPPGADLAQIIATIAFNDARAVEETAEQLDPAVCEQVVEAIVGAGRIDVYGAGASGFVASDFQQKLHRIGRTAFYFPDVHTALTSAALLGRGDVAVGISHTGTTSDVIEVLEQARSRGAVTVALTNFPRSPITEVADFVLTTAARETTYRSGAMASRLAQLTVVDCLFVGVAARNRARARRALEATAEAVQTHRVGAGRRRA, from the coding sequence GTGGCGAAGAGTGCGAAGATTTCTGCGAGTCACGAGCCCGGTGGACTGATCGTCCACATCAGTGGCCTGCTCCCCTCGCTGTCGCCCGCCGAGCAGCGGGTGGCCCGCCTGGTCGTCGCCGATCCGGCGGACGCCGCCCGGCGCACGATCACCGACCTCGCCACCGCCGCCGAGACCTCGGAGGCGACAGTCATCCGGTTCTGCCGCTCCGTCGGCATGGACGGCTATCCCCAGCTGCGCATCCGGCTCGCCGCCGAGGCCGCCCGCCGGGTCGAGCCGCCCGACGCCCGGGTGGTCGGCGGCGACATCCCGCCCGGAGCCGACCTGGCCCAGATCATCGCGACCATCGCGTTCAACGACGCCCGCGCCGTCGAGGAGACGGCGGAGCAGTTGGACCCGGCGGTCTGCGAGCAGGTCGTGGAGGCGATCGTCGGCGCCGGCCGGATCGACGTGTACGGCGCGGGCGCGAGCGGCTTCGTCGCCTCCGACTTCCAGCAGAAGCTGCACCGGATCGGCCGCACGGCCTTCTACTTCCCCGACGTGCACACCGCGCTCACCTCGGCGGCCCTGCTCGGCCGGGGCGACGTCGCGGTGGGCATCTCGCACACCGGCACCACGTCGGACGTGATCGAGGTGCTGGAGCAGGCCCGGTCCCGGGGCGCCGTGACGGTGGCGCTGACCAACTTCCCCAGGTCACCGATCACGGAGGTCGCCGACTTCGTGCTCACCACAGCCGCCCGCGAGACCACCTACCGCTCCGGCGCGATGGCCAGCCGCCTCGCCCAGCTCACTGTCGTCGACTGCCTCTTCGTCGGGGTGGCCGCCCGCAACCGCGCCCGGGCCCGCCGGGCGTTGGAGGCGACCGCCGAGGCGGTCCAGACCCACCGGGTCGGCGCCGGCCGGAGGCGGGCATGA
- a CDS encoding SDR family NAD(P)-dependent oxidoreductase: MADRSVLVTGGTGGLGGAVTAAFLAAGWRVVVPAREGPSPAEPARPGVVRLAADLLDPADAARAVEVAAGEPTAPLRAVVNLVGGYASGGLVHETPVEEFERMLTLNLRPTYLVTSAALPRLVAAGGGAVVCVSARAALAPFPGAAGYVTAKAAVLAFANAVAVEYRQRGVRCNTVLPSVIDTPTNRAAQPAADHGRWVSPAEIAPVVRFLASDESAPTSGASVPVYGRA; encoded by the coding sequence ATGGCGGATCGCAGTGTGCTGGTCACCGGAGGCACCGGCGGGCTGGGCGGGGCGGTCACCGCCGCGTTCCTGGCGGCGGGATGGCGGGTGGTCGTACCGGCGCGGGAGGGGCCGAGCCCGGCGGAGCCGGCGCGGCCGGGCGTGGTCCGGCTGGCCGCGGACCTGCTGGACCCGGCCGACGCCGCACGGGCCGTGGAGGTCGCGGCCGGAGAGCCCACCGCGCCGCTGCGCGCGGTGGTCAACCTCGTCGGCGGGTACGCCAGCGGCGGGCTGGTGCACGAGACCCCGGTCGAGGAGTTCGAGCGGATGCTGACGCTCAACCTGCGGCCGACGTACCTGGTCACCTCGGCCGCCCTGCCGCGGCTGGTCGCGGCCGGCGGCGGCGCGGTGGTCTGCGTCTCCGCCCGGGCGGCGCTGGCGCCGTTTCCCGGCGCGGCCGGGTACGTGACGGCCAAGGCCGCCGTGCTCGCCTTCGCCAACGCGGTCGCGGTGGAGTACCGGCAGCGGGGCGTGCGCTGCAACACGGTGCTGCCCAGCGTGATCGACACCCCCACCAACCGGGCCGCCCAGCCGGCCGCCGACCACGGCCGCTGGGTCTCCCCCGCCGAGATCGCGCCGGTGGTCCGCTTCCTGGCCAGCGACGAGTCCGCGCCGACCAGCGGCGCGAGCGTCCCGGTCTACGGGCGGGCCTGA
- a CDS encoding nucleotidyltransferase yields the protein MPIRATARSRAPPRRTPSDLATLDRLSEPRSPPAVCPGPTPCVPDRAAARCGRQACRVRNLNPPVHPDDRRENQMAERGDETLVHTLKKVAAVLKQSEIPFALGGSFAVYAHGGHSSDHDVDFLIREQDVDRALEALVEAGFTAERPPEDWLVKVYDDGRMVDLIHRPIETPVTEETFADTIMRPVDAIHMPVLSASQLMVHKLLSFSQHYCDFARALPLARSLREQIDWERVRKETQHSPYAEAFLVLLDRLDVVPHSGATEERETA from the coding sequence ATGCCGATCAGGGCGACGGCGCGCAGTCGGGCCCCACCGCGCCGCACCCCCAGTGACCTGGCCACCCTTGACAGGCTATCGGAGCCGCGCTCACCTCCGGCGGTTTGTCCCGGTCCGACCCCGTGCGTCCCCGACCGGGCCGCGGCAAGGTGTGGGCGACAGGCATGCCGGGTACGCAATTTGAATCCGCCTGTCCACCCTGACGACCGACGGGAGAACCAGATGGCCGAGCGCGGGGACGAGACCCTGGTACACACGTTGAAGAAGGTCGCCGCCGTGCTCAAGCAGTCCGAGATCCCGTTCGCGCTCGGCGGCAGCTTCGCCGTGTACGCCCACGGCGGGCACTCCAGCGACCACGACGTCGACTTCCTGATCCGGGAGCAGGACGTCGACCGGGCGCTGGAGGCGCTGGTCGAGGCCGGCTTCACCGCGGAGCGCCCGCCGGAGGACTGGCTGGTGAAGGTCTACGACGACGGCCGGATGGTGGACCTGATCCACCGCCCGATCGAGACCCCGGTGACGGAGGAGACCTTCGCCGACACGATCATGCGCCCGGTCGACGCGATCCACATGCCCGTGCTCTCGGCCTCCCAACTGATGGTGCACAAGCTGCTCAGCTTCTCGCAGCACTACTGCGACTTCGCCCGCGCGCTGCCGCTGGCCCGGTCCCTGCGGGAACAGATCGACTGGGAACGGGTACGGAAGGAGACGCAGCACTCGCCGTACGCGGAGGCGTTCCTGGTGCTGCTCGACCGGCTGGACGTGGTGCCGCACTCCGGCGCCACCGAGGAGAGGGAGACCGCGTGA
- a CDS encoding metallophosphoesterase family protein, with the protein MVIRIAAVGDVHMDEDVVGRFRPALEELPDCADALLLAGDLTRHGTESEARCVAREFGGLGVPVVTVLGNHDHQCDQVPQVVKVLSDAGIRVLEGEGIVLECAGGRLGVAGVKGFGGGFAGRCASDFGEPEMKAFVRTTNDSAEALGAALRRLDCDLLVALTHYSPVPDTLAGEPLEIYPFLGSYQLGQAIDSAPTALALHGHAHAGSERGTTPGGVRVRNVAHPVIKQAYSVFHLGDHLDQAEVSRIGASGT; encoded by the coding sequence GTGGTGATCCGGATCGCCGCCGTCGGCGACGTACACATGGACGAGGACGTGGTGGGCCGGTTCCGGCCCGCCCTGGAGGAGCTGCCCGACTGCGCCGACGCGCTGCTGCTCGCCGGCGACCTGACCCGGCACGGCACGGAGTCCGAGGCGCGCTGCGTGGCCCGCGAGTTCGGCGGGCTGGGGGTGCCGGTGGTGACCGTGCTCGGCAACCACGACCACCAGTGCGACCAGGTGCCGCAGGTGGTCAAGGTGCTCTCCGACGCCGGTATCCGCGTGCTGGAGGGCGAGGGGATCGTCCTGGAGTGCGCCGGCGGGCGGCTCGGGGTGGCCGGGGTGAAGGGGTTCGGGGGCGGCTTCGCCGGCCGGTGCGCCAGCGACTTCGGCGAGCCGGAGATGAAGGCGTTCGTGCGGACCACCAACGACAGCGCCGAGGCGCTGGGCGCGGCGCTGCGCCGCCTGGACTGCGACCTGCTGGTCGCGCTCACCCACTACTCCCCCGTGCCGGACACCCTGGCCGGCGAGCCCCTGGAGATCTACCCGTTCCTCGGGTCCTACCAGTTGGGGCAGGCGATCGACTCCGCGCCGACCGCGCTGGCGCTGCACGGGCACGCGCACGCGGGCAGCGAGCGGGGCACCACCCCGGGCGGGGTGCGGGTACGCAACGTGGCCCACCCGGTCATCAAGCAGGCTTACAGCGTCTTCCACCTGGGCGACCACCTGGATCAGGCGGAGGTTTCCCGGATCGGCGCGTCGGGTACCTGA
- a CDS encoding GPGG-motif small membrane protein codes for MELILWILAVVLVVAGILALFRRQILWGIVLIVVGLLVGPGGVSIFS; via the coding sequence ATGGAGCTGATTCTCTGGATTCTCGCAGTCGTACTCGTGGTCGCCGGCATCCTCGCGCTGTTCCGCCGGCAGATCCTGTGGGGCATCGTCCTCATCGTGGTCGGGCTGCTGGTCGGCCCGGGCGGCGTCAGCATCTTCAGTTGA
- a CDS encoding M23 family metallopeptidase: MNIGRVIGWVGSTGGSTGPHLHYEQRLNGNDIQVRFNGTLALYWGTKNYTSDNNCNGTATGTVNTAGSPLTVRSGPGTGYTAVDTVADGARVTIQCQTSGTTVTGTYGTSSIWDRIGAGRYVSDAYVYTGYDGYIPGVPRC, encoded by the coding sequence ATGAACATCGGCAGGGTGATCGGCTGGGTCGGCAGCACCGGCGGCTCCACGGGGCCGCACCTGCACTACGAGCAGCGGCTCAACGGCAACGACATCCAGGTCCGGTTCAACGGCACGCTCGCCCTGTACTGGGGCACGAAGAACTACACCAGCGACAACAACTGCAACGGCACCGCGACCGGCACGGTGAACACCGCGGGCAGCCCGCTGACCGTCCGCTCCGGCCCGGGCACCGGGTACACCGCCGTCGACACCGTCGCCGACGGGGCGCGGGTGACCATCCAGTGCCAGACCAGCGGCACCACGGTCACCGGCACGTACGGCACCAGCTCGATCTGGGACCGGATCGGCGCCGGCCGCTACGTCTCGGACGCGTACGTCTACACCGGCTACGACGGCTACATCCCGGGCGTCCCCCGCTGCTGA
- a CDS encoding ABC transporter substrate-binding protein — MAVFARPRQALAIAGVLGLALSVTACGTGNDKKSDKAGSAECAAYDKYKGHDGKKVTIYSSIRDIEADRLDQSWKAFEDCTGINIDHEGSAEFEAQLGVRVDGGNAPDLAFIPQPGLLKRFVDAGKLKPVGADTKAMAEQNYSADWLKYSTVNGQLYGAPLSSNVKSFVWYSPKTFKEKGWTVPTTWDELIALSDKIAASGTKPWCAGIESGDATGWPATDWIEDLMLRTQTPEVYDQWTTHGIAFNDPKVAEALDKAGQILKNEKYVNGGFGGVKSIATTAFGEAGLPITTGKCALHRQASFYANQWPKGTTVAEDGDVFAFYFPAVDPAKGKPVLGGGEFVAAFADRPEIQAVQTYLASGEYANSRAKIGDWVSANNKLDLANVPNPVDKLSVQILQDQKTVFRFDGSDLMPAAVGAGTFWKGMVDWINGKDTATVLQGIESSWPK; from the coding sequence ATGGCGGTCTTTGCCAGACCACGCCAGGCTCTCGCGATCGCCGGCGTGCTGGGGCTGGCGCTCAGCGTCACCGCCTGTGGCACCGGCAACGACAAGAAGAGCGACAAGGCGGGCTCCGCGGAGTGCGCCGCATACGACAAGTACAAGGGCCACGACGGCAAGAAGGTGACGATCTACTCGTCCATCCGGGACATCGAGGCCGACCGCCTCGACCAGTCCTGGAAGGCGTTCGAGGACTGCACCGGCATCAACATCGACCACGAGGGCAGCGCGGAGTTCGAGGCCCAGCTCGGTGTCCGGGTCGACGGCGGCAACGCCCCCGACCTCGCCTTCATCCCGCAGCCGGGTCTGCTCAAGCGGTTCGTCGACGCGGGCAAGCTGAAGCCGGTCGGCGCCGACACCAAGGCGATGGCCGAGCAGAACTACTCGGCCGACTGGCTGAAGTACAGCACCGTGAACGGCCAGCTCTACGGCGCCCCGCTCAGCTCCAACGTGAAGTCGTTCGTGTGGTACTCGCCGAAGACCTTCAAGGAGAAGGGCTGGACCGTCCCCACCACCTGGGACGAGCTGATCGCCCTGAGCGACAAGATCGCGGCGAGCGGCACCAAGCCGTGGTGCGCCGGCATCGAGTCCGGTGACGCCACCGGCTGGCCGGCCACCGACTGGATCGAGGACCTGATGCTGCGGACGCAGACCCCCGAGGTCTACGACCAGTGGACCACCCACGGCATCGCGTTCAACGACCCGAAGGTGGCCGAGGCCCTCGACAAGGCCGGCCAGATCCTCAAGAACGAGAAGTACGTCAACGGCGGCTTCGGCGGGGTGAAGAGCATCGCCACCACCGCCTTCGGTGAGGCCGGTCTGCCGATCACCACCGGCAAGTGCGCCCTGCACCGGCAGGCGTCCTTCTACGCCAACCAGTGGCCGAAGGGCACCACGGTGGCCGAGGACGGCGACGTCTTCGCGTTCTACTTCCCGGCCGTCGACCCCGCCAAGGGCAAGCCGGTGCTGGGCGGCGGCGAGTTCGTCGCGGCCTTCGCCGACCGGCCCGAGATCCAGGCGGTGCAGACCTACCTGGCCTCCGGCGAGTACGCCAACAGCCGGGCCAAGATCGGCGACTGGGTGTCGGCGAACAACAAGCTCGACCTGGCCAACGTGCCGAACCCGGTCGACAAGCTGTCCGTGCAGATCCTCCAGGACCAGAAGACCGTCTTCCGCTTCGACGGTTCCGACCTGATGCCGGCCGCCGTCGGCGCCGGGACGTTCTGGAAGGGCATGGTCGACTGGATCAACGGCAAGGACACCGCGACCGTGCTCCAGGGCATCGAGAGCAGCTGGCCGAAGTGA
- a CDS encoding carbohydrate ABC transporter permease, which produces MEFDFAAEQPKLLMLMYGLIAFVAVVGGLLVLLDAVPAWFARRREAQLLAASASGAPVPRRPKPREGMFAFFFLLPAVLLLLVGLVVPAVRTVLLSFMDGSSVDWVGFRNYTWMFSEDSIVRVLTNTLVWVLLVPLVATAFGLLYAVMVDRARFESVAKSLIFMPMAISFVGAAIIWKFVYAYRGDGEEQIGLLNQIVVSLGGEPRQWLLDPPLNTLLLIVIMVWIQAGFAMVVLSAAIKAIPADIVEAARLDGVSPWQMFWQITLPSIRPALVVVVVTLSIATLKVFDIVRTATNGNYDTSVIANEMYNQAFRYGQNGQGSALAVFLFVLVVPLVIYQIRNLRKQREG; this is translated from the coding sequence ATGGAGTTCGACTTCGCCGCGGAGCAGCCGAAGCTCCTCATGCTGATGTACGGGCTGATCGCGTTCGTCGCGGTGGTCGGGGGCCTGCTGGTGCTCCTCGACGCCGTGCCGGCCTGGTTCGCCCGGCGCCGCGAGGCACAGCTGTTGGCCGCCTCGGCGAGCGGGGCTCCCGTGCCCCGGCGCCCGAAGCCGCGGGAGGGGATGTTCGCGTTCTTCTTCCTGCTGCCGGCGGTGCTGCTGCTCCTCGTCGGCCTGGTCGTCCCGGCCGTCCGCACCGTGCTGTTGTCCTTCATGGACGGCAGCAGCGTGGACTGGGTCGGCTTCCGGAACTACACCTGGATGTTCTCGGAGGACTCGATCGTCCGGGTGCTGACCAACACCCTGGTCTGGGTGTTGCTCGTGCCGCTGGTGGCCACCGCCTTCGGCCTGCTCTACGCCGTGATGGTGGACCGGGCGCGGTTCGAGTCGGTGGCCAAGTCGCTGATCTTCATGCCGATGGCGATCTCGTTCGTCGGCGCCGCGATCATCTGGAAGTTCGTGTACGCCTACCGGGGCGACGGGGAGGAGCAGATCGGCCTGCTCAACCAGATCGTGGTGAGCCTGGGTGGCGAGCCGAGGCAGTGGCTGCTGGATCCGCCGCTGAACACCCTGCTGCTCATCGTGATCATGGTGTGGATCCAGGCCGGCTTCGCCATGGTGGTGCTCTCCGCCGCGATCAAGGCCATCCCGGCCGACATCGTGGAGGCCGCCCGGCTCGACGGCGTCAGCCCGTGGCAGATGTTCTGGCAGATCACCCTGCCGAGCATCCGGCCCGCGCTGGTCGTCGTGGTGGTGACGCTGTCGATCGCCACGCTGAAGGTCTTCGACATCGTCCGGACCGCGACCAACGGCAACTACGACACGAGCGTCATCGCCAACGAGATGTACAACCAGGCCTTCCGGTACGGCCAGAACGGCCAGGGCTCGGCGCTGGCGGTGTTCCTGTTCGTCCTGGTGGTCCCGCTCGTGATCTACCAGATCCGCAACCTGCGCAAGCAGCGGGAGGGCTGA